The Verrucomicrobium spinosum DSM 4136 = JCM 18804 DNA segment TGCCGAGCTTCTAAACGGGCCCCGGCCGGTGCCTTGGGAAGTGGGCGGTGCCACGGCGAATCTGGTGAGCGGCGGCAAGTGCGAGCTGGCCTGTCGGTTGGAGAATCCAACCCTGGAGGAGCGGACCTACACAGTCCTGCCCTTGGTCACTTCTAGCCTGCGTCCCCTGGATGCCCCCTCACGTGTGACTTTGAAAGCTGGCAAAAAGGCGATGGTAAACATTACCTACGAACGGAGTGCCGCTCCTGATCCCGCCTCGGGCGGAGGGAGGATGGATTTACTCCCCAGTCAGGACTACTACCTCCGCCTGCCGGTGGTCATCACCAGCGGCGACACTGTCCGGATCGAAGTGGTGCGGGCCACGATGACGCCTGTGGCGTTGGTGTGGAACACAGGGGTGCTGTACAATCAAGAAAATATCGCAGAGCTCACTGGCCGCCTTATCAACACGAGTGCCCAGCCAGTGGATGGGAAGTGGGAGGCCAAATGGTTTGGGCAAGCGTGGGGTGGGGCCTTCAAGGCCGTCCCTAAGGGCGAGCACCCCCTGGCCATCCCGGTCAGGCTGCCTACGGGTACCAATGCCCCGGGACGCCAGAAAGGCACCCTGGCCGTGACTGTGAGCGTCGGCGGACAAGTCTTGAAGTTTGACCGCGAGATCGAGCTGGTGCGCAATCTCGGGCTCAAGGAAACGACGGTGTTGCTGAGCCCGGCGGCCTACGTGCGAGACCAGGTTGTGACGCCTCCGATCCCGGGACCTGCGGCTCCGAGTGTGGCCTTCCGTGCGGATGCGGACTCGAACGCCCTCTATCTTACCTGGGATGTCTTTGGCCTGAATCTGCAGGACAATCCCGGTGGTGGCGGGGCGTTGCAGGTGGATTTGAACCTCGACGCCCGCAGTTATGGCAAACGGCTCACGCGCGGTACCACGGATGTCATCCGGGTGGCGGCTGCGGCTGCTGACGGCGACGCCAAAGTTGGGCCTCTGCCTCCATGGGTGTTTGGCACGGGATATGGCATGTTCTTTGACGAGAAGGCGGTGAAGGCCCGTCTGACAAGCCGCCCGGATGGTTCAAGGAGATTCACCATGACGGTCCCGCGGTCTTATCTTTATCTGCATGAGTGGGCCATGGGCAATGGCAATAGCCAGGTCGGCGTCAACACCCAGTTCTCCCTCTGGCAGGCCAACGAGGCGGGGACTGGCGGAAGCTATCTGCCCTTCATCCTGACCAGCAACGGCCGCTACCGTGACGATGCTGAGTCGCTGGCGGTGCTGGAGCTCACGGACAAGCCGACGTCCCGTTGGACGGTACGTTTCTACTAGGTTCATTTTGGGGGCTGCCCGGCCTCCGTTTATCAATCGTTCTCTCCCTTCCATCCACCCACCTGTGTCGCGATCATCCTCCTCCGAGCGCAAGAGCAATCTCAAATCCGGCTTCAAAGAAGAGGCGGGCTTTTTTATCAAGTACCTGAAGCCGCATGCGTCGGTGTTCATTCCGGCGTTATTTGTGCTGATCATCACCGCACTGCTGACGCTGGTGCTTCCGGAGTTCATGGGCAAGATCGTGGCGCGAGCCGTGCCCGCTCATGGTGAGGATGTGGGACAGGCGTTGCACACGATCAATCACTACGCGCTGCTCATCGGCACGGTGTTGGGAGTGCAGGCTCTGCTGGCTTTCTGGCGCATCTTCTTCTTCAGCAAGGCAGCGGAGCGGGCGCTTGTTCAGGTGCGGCTGGACACCTTCAGCCGGATTTTGAAGCTGCCGATGGCTACGCTCCAGGCCCGCCGGGTGGGAGAATTGGGCTCCCGGCTGGCGAATGATGTGGAGGTGATCCGGGAGACACTTGTTTCCACGATCCCTCAGATCATCCGCCATAGCATCATGCTGGTGGCGGGGATTGTTCTTGTCTTCACGAAGTCGGTCAAGCTCTCCCTCTTCATGCTGGCCTGCATCCCGGCCGCCGTGCTGCTGGTGGCCATTTTTGGTGCCAGGATCCGCAAGGTCTCCCGCATGGCGCAAGATGAGCTGGCCGCGAGCCAGGTGGTGGTGGATGAGAGCCTCACCAGCATCACCAGTGTGAAGGCCTTTGCCAATGAGACCCAGGAGATCGGGCGCTATCACGGCTTCCTGGAAAGCTTCCTGAAGGCGGCCATGCGTGGGGCCTGGCTGCGGGCCGCGTTCGTAGCGTTTATCATCTTCGTTTTCACCAGCGTCCTCACGTTGTGCATCTGGTTCGGGGTACGCATGGTGATCAACGGAGAGATTGATCGCGAGCGTTTCATCCAGCTCACACTGTTCACGGCGGTCATGAGCGGTTCCATTGCCACGCTGCCAGAGCTGGTCTCCCAGCTGCAAAAGGCGGTGGGTGCCCTGGAACGCGTGCGGGAGATTCTGGAGGAGCCTGAGGAGAATCTCCGTCCCGACGAATCGGTGCGTCTGCACGGCGACATCGCCATGCAGGGCGTGTGGTTTCACTATCCCTCCCGTACTGACACCACGGTGCTGGCAGACTTCAACCTGGAAGCAAAGGCGGGGCAGAAGATCGCGCTCGTGGGTCCCAGCGGTGCTGGGAAGAGCACGGTGGTCAATCTGTTGTACCGCTTCTACGAGCCTGAGAAGGGCGAGGTGCTGTTGGACGGTCGTCCGGCCCGGGACTATCCGCTGGCGGCCCTCCGCAAAAACTTCTCGCTGGTTCCTCAAGAGGTGCTGCTCTTTGGCGGTTCCATTCAGGAGAACATTCGCTATGGCCGGCCAGATGCGACAGATGCGGAAGTGGTGGAAGCGGCCCGCCAGGCCAATGCGCACCTGTTTATCGAGAAGCTGCCAGAGGGCTATCAGACCCTGGTGGGCGAGCGTGGCACCCAGTTAAGCGGAGGGCAGCGCCAGCGTGTGGCCATCGCCCGTGCCATTCTGGCCAATCCCGCTGTCCTGGTTCTGGATGAAGCCACGAGCAGTCTGGATGCCGAGAGTGAACGTCTCGTCCAGGAGGCTCTGGACAAGCTCATGGCCAATCGCACCAGCATCATCATTGCCCACCGCCTGAGCACGGTGCGCCGGGCGGACCAAATCCTGGTGATGAGCGGCGGCACCGTCATCGAACGCGGCACCCATGATGAACTTTATGCGCGGGAGAACAGCTTGTACCGCACGTTGGCCAAGTTGCAGCTGGAGGAGTGAAGGGAAGGTGAGGAGTTACACGTTATGGGTTATGGGTGGTTTGAGTTCCAAAGGCAGTTGTCAATCAATTAACGGCTAACATCTAACCCCTAACTCTTCCCCATGCCCCTCCCTCCGCTGATCTGGGATTCCGTGGACGCGGAGGCCGTGCCGCCGGAGGGGATGGACCTATTGTGGTCCACGGGCTGGCGGCATTTTGGGAGGCAGTTCTTCCGGTACAGCGTGGCGGAGCATGCTGGCCAGTGGCAGGGCATTGTACCGCTGCGGATTGATCTGCAGGCTAGCTCGCTCAGCAAGAGCCAGCGCCGGGTGCTGAGAAAGAATGCCGACCTGACCGTAATCTGGACGTCGGTACGGGTTTCTGAAGAGACCGTGGCGATGTTTGACCGGCACAAGGCCCGTTTTAAAGAGAATGTCCCGGAATCGCTGGCCTGCTTTCTGGGCGAAATTCCCGAGAAAGGACCGTGTCAATGCCTCGAACTCCAGTGTCGTTTGGGAGACAGGCTTATCGCCGTGAGTTTTGTGGATGTCGGACATCGTGCCGTCTCCAGTGTGTACGGCATGTTTGAGCCAGATGAGTCACGCCGGAGTCTGGGCATCTTCACCATGCTGCTGGAGCTGGAATGGGCGCGACAGCAAGGGTTCC contains these protein-coding regions:
- a CDS encoding ABC transporter ATP-binding protein, which produces MSRSSSSERKSNLKSGFKEEAGFFIKYLKPHASVFIPALFVLIITALLTLVLPEFMGKIVARAVPAHGEDVGQALHTINHYALLIGTVLGVQALLAFWRIFFFSKAAERALVQVRLDTFSRILKLPMATLQARRVGELGSRLANDVEVIRETLVSTIPQIIRHSIMLVAGIVLVFTKSVKLSLFMLACIPAAVLLVAIFGARIRKVSRMAQDELAASQVVVDESLTSITSVKAFANETQEIGRYHGFLESFLKAAMRGAWLRAAFVAFIIFVFTSVLTLCIWFGVRMVINGEIDRERFIQLTLFTAVMSGSIATLPELVSQLQKAVGALERVREILEEPEENLRPDESVRLHGDIAMQGVWFHYPSRTDTTVLADFNLEAKAGQKIALVGPSGAGKSTVVNLLYRFYEPEKGEVLLDGRPARDYPLAALRKNFSLVPQEVLLFGGSIQENIRYGRPDATDAEVVEAARQANAHLFIEKLPEGYQTLVGERGTQLSGGQRQRVAIARAILANPAVLVLDEATSSLDAESERLVQEALDKLMANRTSIIIAHRLSTVRRADQILVMSGGTVIERGTHDELYARENSLYRTLAKLQLEE
- a CDS encoding SGNH/GDSL hydrolase family protein — translated: MATSLIRLVVCFALLATQGLQAASYDLTMEQEVRLRKFVPRAYAKLLRRQPVHAICIGDSVMNMQSNDADNGNALKAWSGVFLQELADQFAYTGGLRLIRPPKGQPEKMHSLQGPEITLQNFSRGGRLMLHATQPLTTVAFENKPDIVIVSYGINDANSGLPLEVYRSYVQQVVNLVAAEKSDLILCGPTVIMSDVPEQGLAHTRPYADVMREVAEANGVFFADLGDLSWLLKVDDRKSPLGPPKKPKTDPAAAGSPGTATAPTAAAPPTVVPPVPTVDGNPPPAPLPAPKVENPVAKDYDPDPDKIAMRLFQQVVDAMKQRFQMVNPPDWLHPNSVTQRALGKRVFAELLNGPRPVPWEVGGATANLVSGGKCELACRLENPTLEERTYTVLPLVTSSLRPLDAPSRVTLKAGKKAMVNITYERSAAPDPASGGGRMDLLPSQDYYLRLPVVITSGDTVRIEVVRATMTPVALVWNTGVLYNQENIAELTGRLINTSAQPVDGKWEAKWFGQAWGGAFKAVPKGEHPLAIPVRLPTGTNAPGRQKGTLAVTVSVGGQVLKFDREIELVRNLGLKETTVLLSPAAYVRDQVVTPPIPGPAAPSVAFRADADSNALYLTWDVFGLNLQDNPGGGGALQVDLNLDARSYGKRLTRGTTDVIRVAAAAADGDAKVGPLPPWVFGTGYGMFFDEKAVKARLTSRPDGSRRFTMTVPRSYLYLHEWAMGNGNSQVGVNTQFSLWQANEAGTGGSYLPFILTSNGRYRDDAESLAVLELTDKPTSRWTVRFY
- a CDS encoding GNAT family N-acetyltransferase; translation: MPLPPLIWDSVDAEAVPPEGMDLLWSTGWRHFGRQFFRYSVAEHAGQWQGIVPLRIDLQASSLSKSQRRVLRKNADLTVIWTSVRVSEETVAMFDRHKARFKENVPESLACFLGEIPEKGPCQCLELQCRLGDRLIAVSFVDVGHRAVSSVYGMFEPDESRRSLGIFTMLLELEWARQQGFRYHYPGYAMTGPSHYDYKKQFNAMEGLDWESGEWRPLDKDGFERKD